The Portunus trituberculatus isolate SZX2019 chromosome 49, ASM1759143v1, whole genome shotgun sequence genome contains a region encoding:
- the LOC123499180 gene encoding twist-related protein 2-like — protein MVQRGEDAMQGQMVTVKCEYSPPPYTLPLQEFTDSHDSMRRAPPAFTSLMEDLSPRSSCGGHESQTTSGEDEPRGRKRRLDEDSEEGRLAKARKKSPQSSEELQQARVLANVRERQRTQSLNEAFTSLRKIIPTLPSDKLSKIQTLKLAIRYIDFLYQVLDTDAHDQRLSSSCTYVAHERLSYAFNVWRMEGAWGGHL, from the coding sequence ATGGTGCAGCGCGGGGAAGACGCCATGCAGGGACAGATGGTAACCGTCAAGTGCGAGTACTCGCCGCCGCCCTACACCCTGCCGCTGCAGGAGTTCACGGACAGTCATGATTCTATGCGGCGCGCGCCCCCCGCCTTCACCTCCCTCATGGAGGACCTCAGTCCGCGTAGCTCGTGTGGTGGCCACGAGTCGCAGACCACGTCAGGGGAGGACGAGCCTCGCGGGCGTAAGCGGCGCCTCGACGAAGACtcggaggaaggaaggctggcTAAGGCAAGAAAAAAGTCTCCGCAGAGCTCTGAGGAGCTGCAGCAGGCGCGGGTGCTGGCCAACGTGCGGGAGCGGCAACGGACGCAGAGTCTCAACGAGGCGTTCACGTCGCTACGCAAGATCATCCCCACGCTGCCCTCCGATAAGCTGTCCAAGATCCAGACCCTCAAGCTGGCCATCCGCTACATTGACTTCCTGTACCAGGTGCTGGACACCGACGCGCACGACCAgcggctctcctcctcctgcacctacGTGGCCCACGAGCGGCTCAGCTACGCCTTCAACGTGTGGCGCATGGAGGGCGCCTGGGGCGGCCACCTATAA